One window from the genome of Engraulis encrasicolus isolate BLACKSEA-1 chromosome 16, IST_EnEncr_1.0, whole genome shotgun sequence encodes:
- the LOC134465674 gene encoding centrosome-associated protein CEP250-like isoform X2, which yields METGDSGPPSSGGAVVKVEEVQEINGTGSTTPESECVGDAWEGGSGMLTANASETYSVLMAELHKDINTCGFPHKEELLEFFGSRLKPLLDKFANGMSKVHQLSEQLQLALEVAETPSTEGKAGCDRQSKLCVASLHDVLYKTVFEKNTDYLISSDRTCLLSNLEDLGMELRDCKQRHQMTVQGLHQSLHDKEEHDKALMAQQQQSLQSYESQVQCLQQLLQVLEGDVEALQRTLQLSQEENKRLKQDFDVHGEGVGVLREELAGCEACVQALRQELLTSQECAMLLQKNLQASEELCGSLQQHLEISEKKVQTMQEAAELWEGQARAAETQIQQQKEDLTAEHEQEVKRITEAFSVARENMESQQRESQRALDEAMERERSLHETLTAEKDKHTKAIQELQEGVDRANQERIEVEQDLRGQLIGLKKQLVDELSRANKKLEESAKHERELQNVISDLRRGFRQKECNSSALDFLRQRHRDVVRMQRLMEANIQSCAPAAVALSHSGPLRTQSNLLQPQEQLWAQPEEKAHLDSVMSKEEPEQRADGPLTQDWEEVLRKAEQWQKEAQLITEVKGACDIRGKNCAYSLLSMDCHKLKSRNSLYSYNEVNSLDYARLCGKAKSKERDTNNGQFAPSSTVTQARAHTAVLHRPVAGDICSSLDTNHDSLISVQSRLRNLQSVDFQNRLKEFLHMP from the exons ATGGAGACCGGGGATAGTGGACCCCCGAGCAGTGGTGGAGCAGTGGTTAAG GTTGAGGAGGTCCAAGAAATCAATGGAACGGGTAGCACCACACCGGAATCTGAGTGTGTCGGTGACGCATGGGAAGGTGGCAGCGGAATGCTTACGGCAAATGCAAGCG AGACTTACAGTGTATTAATGGCAGAGCTTCACAAGGACATAAATACATGTGGTTTTCCGCATAAAGAGGAGCTGCTTGAATTTTTCGGTTCTAGGCTGAAG CCTTTATTAGACAAATTTGCCAATGGGATGTCCAAGGTTCACCAACTGTCTGAGCAGCTTCAGCTGGCTCTGGAGGTTGCAGAGACACCCTCCACAGAGGGGAAAGCTGGTTGTGATAGGCAGTCAAAACTGTGTGTGGCATCGCTGCATGATGTCCTCTACAAGACTGTCTTTGAAAAAAACACG GACTACTTGATCTCCTCCGACCGCACTTGCCTGCTGTCCAACTTGGAGGATCTGGGAATGGAGCTGAGAGACTGTAAACAGAGGCACCAGATGACCGTGCAGGGCCTGCACCAGTCGCTTCACGACAAAGAGGAGCATGACAAGGCCCTCatggcccagcagcagcagagcctCCAGTCCTATGAGTCCCAGGTCCAGTGTCTGcagcagctcctccaggtgtTAGAGGGGGATGTGGAGGCACTGCAGCGCACCTTACAACTGTCCCAGGAGGAGAACAAGCGGCTGAAGCAGGATTTTGACGTCCACGGAGAGGGCGTCGGCGTGCTGAGAGAGGAGCTTGCTGGCTGCGAGGCCTGCGTGCAGGCTCTGCGTCAGGAGCTTCTGACCTCACAGGAGTGTGCCATGCTGCTGCAGAAAAACCTGCAGGCCTCGGAGGAACTGTGCGGCTCCCTGCAGCAGCACCTGGAGATCTCAGAGAAGAAGGTCCAAACGATGCAGGAGGCCGCAGAGCTGTGGGAGGGCCAGGCCCGGGCTGCAGAGACCCAGATCCAGCAGCAGAAGGAGGACCTAACAGCAGAGCATGAGCAGGAGGTGAAGAGGATCACAGAGGCCTTCTCAGTCGCCCGGGAGAATATGGAGAGCCAGCAGCGGGAATCCCAGAGAGCTCTGGAtgaagcaatggagagagagagatccctgcATGAAACACTGACGGCAGAGAAGGACAAGCATACGAAAGCAATACAAGAGCTTCAGGAGGGTGTAGACAGGGCCAACCAGGAAAGGATTGAGGTGGAACAGGACTTGCGTGGACAGT TAATAGGTCTGAAAAAACAACTTGTGGATGAACTAAGCAGAGCAAACAAAAAATTGGAGGAATCAGCAAAGCATGAAAGAGAACTCCAAAATGTTATCTCAGATCTAAG ACGGGGCTTTAGACAAAAAGAGTGCAACAGCTCAGCTCTAGACTTTCTGCGCCAGAGGCACCGTGATGTGGTGAGAATGCAGCGCCTCATGGAGGCCAACATCCAGTCCTGCGCCCCCGCTGCAGTGGCGCTCTCTCACAGTGGCCCGCTGAGGACCCAGAGCAATCTTCTTCAGCCACAGGAACAGCTATGGGCCCAGCCGGAAGAGAAAGCCCATCTGGACTCTGTCATGAGTAAGGAGGAGCCAGAGCAGCGCGCGGACGGCCCGCTGACACAGGACTGGGAGGAGGTGCTCAGGAAGGCTGAGCAGTGGCAGAAAGAGGCTCAATTGATCACTGAGGTCAAAGGCGCCTGTGACATCAGAGGCAAAAATTGTGCTTATTCACTGCTGTCTATGGATTGTCACAAATTGAAGAGTCGCAACAGTTTGTACTCCTATAATGAG GTGAACAGCCTTGATTATGCAAGGTTGTGTGGAAAAGCGAAGTCAAAGGAGAGAGACACTAATAATGGACAATTCGCACCATCCAGTACTGTTACCCAGGCTCGTGCACACACTGCAGTGTTACACAG ACCGGTAGCTGGAGACATCTGCTCCTCTCTTGACACAAACCACGACTCGTTAATATCTGTCCAGAGCAGGCTTAGAAACCTGCAGTCAG TCGATTTTCAGAATAGATTGAAGGAGTTTCTTCACATGCCATGA
- the LOC134465674 gene encoding centrosome-associated protein CEP250-like isoform X1 has product METGDSGPPSSGGAVVKVEEVQEINGTGSTTPESECVGDAWEGGSGMLTANASETYSVLMAELHKDINTCGFPHKEELLEFFGSRLKPLLDKFANGMSKVHQLSEQLQLALEVAETPSTEGKAGCDRQSKLCVASLHDVLYKTVFEKNTNVLQDYLISSDRTCLLSNLEDLGMELRDCKQRHQMTVQGLHQSLHDKEEHDKALMAQQQQSLQSYESQVQCLQQLLQVLEGDVEALQRTLQLSQEENKRLKQDFDVHGEGVGVLREELAGCEACVQALRQELLTSQECAMLLQKNLQASEELCGSLQQHLEISEKKVQTMQEAAELWEGQARAAETQIQQQKEDLTAEHEQEVKRITEAFSVARENMESQQRESQRALDEAMERERSLHETLTAEKDKHTKAIQELQEGVDRANQERIEVEQDLRGQLIGLKKQLVDELSRANKKLEESAKHERELQNVISDLRRGFRQKECNSSALDFLRQRHRDVVRMQRLMEANIQSCAPAAVALSHSGPLRTQSNLLQPQEQLWAQPEEKAHLDSVMSKEEPEQRADGPLTQDWEEVLRKAEQWQKEAQLITEVKGACDIRGKNCAYSLLSMDCHKLKSRNSLYSYNEVNSLDYARLCGKAKSKERDTNNGQFAPSSTVTQARAHTAVLHRPVAGDICSSLDTNHDSLISVQSRLRNLQSVDFQNRLKEFLHMP; this is encoded by the exons ATGGAGACCGGGGATAGTGGACCCCCGAGCAGTGGTGGAGCAGTGGTTAAG GTTGAGGAGGTCCAAGAAATCAATGGAACGGGTAGCACCACACCGGAATCTGAGTGTGTCGGTGACGCATGGGAAGGTGGCAGCGGAATGCTTACGGCAAATGCAAGCG AGACTTACAGTGTATTAATGGCAGAGCTTCACAAGGACATAAATACATGTGGTTTTCCGCATAAAGAGGAGCTGCTTGAATTTTTCGGTTCTAGGCTGAAG CCTTTATTAGACAAATTTGCCAATGGGATGTCCAAGGTTCACCAACTGTCTGAGCAGCTTCAGCTGGCTCTGGAGGTTGCAGAGACACCCTCCACAGAGGGGAAAGCTGGTTGTGATAGGCAGTCAAAACTGTGTGTGGCATCGCTGCATGATGTCCTCTACAAGACTGTCTTTGAAAAAAACACG AATGTCTTGCAGGACTACTTGATCTCCTCCGACCGCACTTGCCTGCTGTCCAACTTGGAGGATCTGGGAATGGAGCTGAGAGACTGTAAACAGAGGCACCAGATGACCGTGCAGGGCCTGCACCAGTCGCTTCACGACAAAGAGGAGCATGACAAGGCCCTCatggcccagcagcagcagagcctCCAGTCCTATGAGTCCCAGGTCCAGTGTCTGcagcagctcctccaggtgtTAGAGGGGGATGTGGAGGCACTGCAGCGCACCTTACAACTGTCCCAGGAGGAGAACAAGCGGCTGAAGCAGGATTTTGACGTCCACGGAGAGGGCGTCGGCGTGCTGAGAGAGGAGCTTGCTGGCTGCGAGGCCTGCGTGCAGGCTCTGCGTCAGGAGCTTCTGACCTCACAGGAGTGTGCCATGCTGCTGCAGAAAAACCTGCAGGCCTCGGAGGAACTGTGCGGCTCCCTGCAGCAGCACCTGGAGATCTCAGAGAAGAAGGTCCAAACGATGCAGGAGGCCGCAGAGCTGTGGGAGGGCCAGGCCCGGGCTGCAGAGACCCAGATCCAGCAGCAGAAGGAGGACCTAACAGCAGAGCATGAGCAGGAGGTGAAGAGGATCACAGAGGCCTTCTCAGTCGCCCGGGAGAATATGGAGAGCCAGCAGCGGGAATCCCAGAGAGCTCTGGAtgaagcaatggagagagagagatccctgcATGAAACACTGACGGCAGAGAAGGACAAGCATACGAAAGCAATACAAGAGCTTCAGGAGGGTGTAGACAGGGCCAACCAGGAAAGGATTGAGGTGGAACAGGACTTGCGTGGACAGT TAATAGGTCTGAAAAAACAACTTGTGGATGAACTAAGCAGAGCAAACAAAAAATTGGAGGAATCAGCAAAGCATGAAAGAGAACTCCAAAATGTTATCTCAGATCTAAG ACGGGGCTTTAGACAAAAAGAGTGCAACAGCTCAGCTCTAGACTTTCTGCGCCAGAGGCACCGTGATGTGGTGAGAATGCAGCGCCTCATGGAGGCCAACATCCAGTCCTGCGCCCCCGCTGCAGTGGCGCTCTCTCACAGTGGCCCGCTGAGGACCCAGAGCAATCTTCTTCAGCCACAGGAACAGCTATGGGCCCAGCCGGAAGAGAAAGCCCATCTGGACTCTGTCATGAGTAAGGAGGAGCCAGAGCAGCGCGCGGACGGCCCGCTGACACAGGACTGGGAGGAGGTGCTCAGGAAGGCTGAGCAGTGGCAGAAAGAGGCTCAATTGATCACTGAGGTCAAAGGCGCCTGTGACATCAGAGGCAAAAATTGTGCTTATTCACTGCTGTCTATGGATTGTCACAAATTGAAGAGTCGCAACAGTTTGTACTCCTATAATGAG GTGAACAGCCTTGATTATGCAAGGTTGTGTGGAAAAGCGAAGTCAAAGGAGAGAGACACTAATAATGGACAATTCGCACCATCCAGTACTGTTACCCAGGCTCGTGCACACACTGCAGTGTTACACAG ACCGGTAGCTGGAGACATCTGCTCCTCTCTTGACACAAACCACGACTCGTTAATATCTGTCCAGAGCAGGCTTAGAAACCTGCAGTCAG TCGATTTTCAGAATAGATTGAAGGAGTTTCTTCACATGCCATGA